In the bacterium genome, CGGGGACGAGGTCGCCTACTTCGACCTCTCCCGCGCGCAGGCGAACTTCGGCGACAAGATCGCCGCGCTGACCAACGCCGAGACGGCCTACGACAAGGCGCGGCGCAAGTACGCGCCGGCCGAGGCCGCCCCGTTCCGGCAGAACTTCGTCGCGGTGCTGCGTCAGTTCGGACTCGCCCAGCGCGCCGCGCAGGTCGAGGCCGAGGATCAAGGAGGCCGTCCGTGAAGACGCGCGCTCTGATGCTGGCCGCGGCGGCGCTCGCCGCGGCGGTCGTCCCGGCGGCGGCCGCGACGGCCACGATGGGTCCCGAGGCGGTCAAGGCGGAGGTCGCGACGTTCGACGACCTCTACCGCGCCCTGACCACCTACCACATCCTCCTGCAGGGGGACCGCGCGACGCGGCCGGTCGTCGAGTCGGCGCTGTACGACGTGGAGCGGTACGTCGAGGAGATCGACGGCCGCTACGCGACGGACCAGCTCTTCGTCGCCGACAAGGACGCGCTCGACGAGCTGCGCCTGACCACCGCGAAGGCGCATCTCGAGGCCGCGCTGCTCGACGCGCGCGGCGTGGACATCGAGAGCTCGGTCTCCCACTACGAGAAGGCCGTGGCGCTCTACGGGCCGAACATCGCCGAGTGGGACGTGCGGATTCCGCGGACCGCCCGTCCGGGCACGCTGCCGGGCGCCGTGGACGCCGCCTACGAGATGGCGACGGTGGCCGAGGTGCTCGAGGACCTGAAGAACTTCTGGTCGTCCGGCGTGATGGTCCGGTTCAAGATCCGCGAGTTCCAGCCGGCGCAGCGGGCGACGCTGCGGCTCGAACGGGCCGGCGGGGCGGGGAACGACTTCGCCCGCGCCTCGTTCGACGTCGCGGCGGCGCGCTTCGCGGCCCGCGCGGCGGCGGGGGCGGAGGAGATCCGCGTCGCGCTGCCGGCGGGGAACTACCGGATCGTCTCCGCCGATCCGTCGATCCGGCCGCTTCCGTTCGCGGCGCTGGCCGGAAGCGCCCCCGACGCGGTCGTCCTCAATCCGAACCGCTTCAGCTTCGAGCTGAGCGCCGACGAACGCTGCCGTCCCGAACTGACGCTCAACGGCCTGCCGATCAACGACGTCCGCGACGTGCCGTACGGCGCGTACCGCGTCGTCGCGCCGAAGGGTTGCCCGGAGCGGCTGCCGAACAAGGTCGTGGTGGACCAGAGCCCGAACGTGACGGTCCGCACCGAGCCCGACCGGCTCGACTACGTCCGCGAAGGACAGCCGATCTTCCTCTTCGTGACGACGCCGCCGGGGAGCGTCTTCAAGCTCAAGATGTGAGCGAAAGGGCGCCGCGGAAGCGGCGCCCTTTTCAAGTCAGCCCGAGGTGCTCGAGGAGGATCCGCGCGCCGAGGACGATCAGCACGATCCCCCCGAGGATCTGCACGTCCCGCTTCGCCCGTCCCTGCAGCAGCGCCTCGAACTCGTACCCCAGCACGACGCCGAGGTAGGAGACGGCGAACGTCACGACGCCGATCACCGCCGCGGGGAGCAGGATCGCCGCGCCGAGCAGCGAGAGGGTCAGGCCGACGGCCAGCGCGTCCACGCTCGTGGCGAGGGCGAGGACGAGCAGGCGCGTCGCGTCGGGGAGCGGCATCGACTCGCCGCGGCGGTGGGCCTGCAGCGCCTCGTGGATCATCCGCGCGCCGAGGAAGGCGAGCAGCCCGAAGGCGACCCAGTGGTCGAAGCCGAGGATCAGGTTGCGGAGCGTCAGCCCGGCCATCCAGCCGACGATCGGCATCGCCGCCTGGAAGCCGCCGAACGCCGACGCGATCCGCAGCGCGCCGCGGTGTCGCCGCCGGTCGAAGCGCAGGCCGCAGGCGACCGAGACGGCGAAGGCGTCCATCGCCAGGGCGAGCCCCAGCATGACCATCGTCGCGAAATCCATCGCGCCGGTCGGGACGGCGTTCGCGGGGGCGGGGAGGTTCATCGCGGCTCCAACATCGGACGCCGAGATCTTAACCGGCGCGCGGCGCGGCCGCCGCGCGGGGCGTCGCGGCGCTCGGGCCGTCGCGGCGCGAGGGGCGTCGCGGCGCGAGGGGCGTTGCGGCGCGCGGGACGCCGCGCTACAAGAGGCGCATGACCAGCGGAAAGATTCCCTTCGACGCCATGGACTGGACTCAAGGCGGCCACCCGCTCGAGCGGAAGAAGCGCGCGGCGGACGGCGCGGCCAGCCTGCTGTTGTTCGCCCCCGGCTTCGCCGACCCGAACTGGTGCGGCGGCGGGCACGTCGGCTTCGTGCTCGAGGGGCGGCTCGGCTTCGAACTGGCCGACGGCCGCAAGATCTTCGCCGCGGCCGGCGAGGGGTTCGCGCTGGCGCCGGGAACGCGCCACCGCGCCTACAACGCGGGCGAATCGGCGGTGCGGCTCTTCATCGTCCCGCGCGGCTGAGGCGCCGCGTCGAGGCGCGGCAGCGACGTCAGCCGCAGGATCAGCGGGATCGTCGTCCCGCCCGAAACCAGCTCGAAGTGCTCGACGCGCGACGCGAAGTAGAGGATCCGCGCCTCGCGCGCCGCGCGGTCGAGCGCCTCGGCCTCCCTTGGCAGCCCTTCGCGCCGCTCGGCCCAACGGCGGTTGCGCGCGAACAGCCGCTCGCAGTGGGACGTGGTCTCGCCGCCGACGAGAATCAGCCGGCGGCCGCGGACGCCGAGAACCCAGTTCCGGAAGTCGTCGTCGTTGTGGTAGAGGCCGTCCACGAGGGCGATCGTCGCGCTGGGCCGCCACGGACCGGCGAGCCACTCGGCGATCGTGCGGAAGGCGCCGCTGTGGCCGACGACGACGAACCGCCCTGTCGGCAGCGGGCGGCCCAAGGCGCGGCGCACCGTGTCGAGCAGGTTCGGCAACGAGCGCCACGGCACCGCGTCGGGGAACTTCGCCGGCGCGGACGGGGCGACGAAGACGGCGTCCACGCCCGACGCGGCGAACTGCTCCGCGAGATGGTTCTTGGTCCACTCGTCGTCGAGCGTCGTG is a window encoding:
- a CDS encoding cupin domain-containing protein, which encodes MTSGKIPFDAMDWTQGGHPLERKKRAADGAASLLLFAPGFADPNWCGGGHVGFVLEGRLGFELADGRKIFAAAGEGFALAPGTRHRAYNAGESAVRLFIVPRG
- a CDS encoding manganese efflux pump MntP family protein encodes the protein MNLPAPANAVPTGAMDFATMVMLGLALAMDAFAVSVACGLRFDRRRHRGALRIASAFGGFQAAMPIVGWMAGLTLRNLILGFDHWVAFGLLAFLGARMIHEALQAHRRGESMPLPDATRLLVLALATSVDALAVGLTLSLLGAAILLPAAVIGVVTFAVSYLGVVLGYEFEALLQGRAKRDVQILGGIVLIVLGARILLEHLGLT